Proteins from a genomic interval of Bradyrhizobium sp. G127:
- a CDS encoding amidohydrolase family protein, whose translation MIARVLARAAAAAAVVLLAAAPLRAAEEPIEIFDAHLHYNWEPKPFYDVDQVLALFKKHRVTGILATSRPNDGTHALMDATRGGKAAGLWVVPFLRPYRVRPDIQTWFNDPTIFDLIQDEYKRGYYRGLGEFHLSGKAADTEWVKKAVNFAVAHDLYLHAHADDEAVEILMRHNPRARIIWAHTGFGLSSARVAAMLATYPQLWGELSYRSGITANSGQLTPEWRGLFEKYPDRFLLGSDTWISERWASYGAIMAEYRGWLKQLPPDVAKQIAHGNARRLFAEKN comes from the coding sequence ATGATTGCGAGAGTATTGGCGCGCGCCGCAGCGGCCGCTGCCGTCGTTCTGCTGGCTGCCGCGCCGCTGCGCGCGGCCGAGGAGCCGATCGAAATCTTCGATGCACATCTGCACTACAACTGGGAGCCGAAACCGTTCTACGATGTCGATCAGGTGCTCGCGCTGTTCAAGAAACATCGCGTCACCGGCATCCTCGCGACCAGCCGACCCAACGACGGCACGCACGCGCTGATGGATGCGACCAGGGGCGGCAAGGCCGCCGGGCTGTGGGTGGTGCCGTTTCTGCGGCCCTATCGGGTGCGGCCCGACATCCAGACCTGGTTCAACGATCCGACGATCTTCGATCTCATTCAGGATGAGTACAAGCGCGGCTACTATCGCGGCCTCGGCGAATTCCATCTGTCGGGAAAAGCCGCCGACACCGAATGGGTGAAGAAGGCGGTCAATTTCGCAGTCGCCCACGATCTCTACCTGCATGCCCATGCGGACGATGAGGCTGTGGAGATTCTGATGCGCCACAATCCGCGCGCGCGGATCATCTGGGCGCATACCGGATTTGGTCTTTCATCGGCGCGCGTGGCGGCGATGCTCGCGACCTATCCGCAATTGTGGGGTGAACTGTCCTATCGCAGCGGCATCACGGCGAACAGCGGCCAACTGACGCCGGAATGGCGCGGGCTGTTCGAAAAATATCCGGACCGCTTCCTGCTCGGATCGGACACCTGGATCAGCGAGCGCTGGGCGAGCTACGGCGCGATCATGGCTGAGTATCGCGGCTGGCTGAAGCAGCTGCCGCCGGATGTCGCCAAGCAGATCGCCCACGGCAACGCGCGGCGGCTGTTTGCGGAAAAGAATTAG
- a CDS encoding glutathione S-transferase, whose protein sequence is MKIHDWRTGPYPARVRIALAEKDLQSRVRFVSVDLRKGEHKTPEFLAKNYSGTLPVLELEDGTFIAECTAITEYLDALVGAPVLTGRTAREKGLIHMMSKRAELELLDAISVYFHHATPGLGPDVEIYQNAEWGFRQRDKALRGMHYFNDILKRQPFVAGEVFSMADITVIGGLIFAGLVELPVPANCEALQAWYARMQERPSVKNRVTMSEPAKASI, encoded by the coding sequence ATGAAGATTCACGATTGGCGCACTGGCCCTTATCCCGCGCGGGTCCGTATCGCTCTGGCCGAGAAAGACCTGCAGTCACGAGTCCGGTTCGTGTCGGTCGATCTCCGGAAAGGCGAGCACAAGACGCCCGAATTTCTCGCCAAGAATTACTCAGGCACGCTGCCGGTGCTCGAACTCGAAGACGGCACCTTCATTGCCGAGTGCACGGCCATTACCGAATACCTCGACGCGCTTGTCGGTGCTCCTGTGCTCACCGGCAGGACAGCTCGCGAAAAGGGCCTGATCCACATGATGAGCAAGCGCGCCGAACTGGAGCTGCTCGACGCGATCAGTGTTTATTTCCACCACGCCACACCGGGACTTGGACCGGACGTCGAGATTTATCAGAACGCCGAGTGGGGTTTTCGCCAGCGCGACAAAGCCCTTCGGGGCATGCACTACTTCAATGATATTCTCAAAAGGCAGCCGTTCGTCGCCGGTGAAGTCTTCTCCATGGCCGACATAACGGTCATCGGCGGTTTGATCTTTGCCGGGCTCGTGGAGTTGCCGGTGCCTGCGAACTGCGAGGCCCTCCAGGCCTGGTACGCAAGGATGCAGGAGCGTCCCAGCGTCAAGAACCGGGTGACGATGTCAGAACCGGCCAAGGCATCCATTTGA
- a CDS encoding TetR/AcrR family transcriptional regulator yields the protein MSSNSKEAILAAAKRAAQAHGYAGLNFRDLADEVGIKAASVYHHFPGKADLAAAVAKRYWQDSAAYLETMLAETADPVRCLRQYPDTFRWALENNNRMCLCSFMAAEHDDLPEAVQKEVQTFADVNVAWLGKVLSAAGVVGANESEQRARAIFAAIAGAQLIARSRSDISVYDALIDSYRVAGLLPA from the coding sequence ATGAGTTCAAACTCCAAGGAAGCCATCCTGGCGGCCGCCAAGCGGGCCGCGCAGGCACACGGCTACGCCGGCCTGAACTTTCGCGATCTCGCGGACGAAGTCGGCATCAAGGCCGCGAGCGTCTACCACCACTTCCCGGGCAAGGCCGATCTCGCTGCGGCGGTAGCCAAGCGCTATTGGCAGGACTCTGCGGCCTATCTCGAGACAATGCTGGCGGAGACCGCCGATCCGGTGCGTTGCCTGCGCCAATATCCCGATACATTTCGCTGGGCGCTCGAGAACAACAACCGCATGTGCCTTTGCAGCTTCATGGCCGCCGAACATGACGACCTGCCGGAAGCGGTGCAAAAGGAGGTCCAGACCTTCGCCGATGTCAATGTGGCGTGGCTAGGCAAGGTGTTGTCCGCGGCGGGCGTGGTCGGTGCCAACGAAAGCGAACAGAGGGCGCGCGCGATCTTTGCCGCCATCGCAGGCGCTCAACTGATTGCGAGGAGCCGCTCGGATATTTCGGTCTACGACGCATTGATCGACAGCTATCGCGTGGCCGGGCTTCTGCCGGCGTAA
- a CDS encoding deoxyguanosinetriphosphate triphosphohydrolase has translation MSVGMAAPRVAYGCDPGQSRGRRFNEPPSLRRSAFRRDCDRVIHSTAFRRLKHKTQVFVFHEGDHYRTRLTHTLEVAQIARALARQLGLDEDLTETLALAHDLGHPPFGHAGERALDECLKDHGGFDHNAQSLRVVTLLERRYPAFDGLNLTWEALEGIVKHNGPMIDRNGEAVGRYREHGVPVGISDYVAFHDLELWSHASLEAQVAAVADDIAYDAHDIDDGLRAGLFSVDDLGAIPLIADINAVVIARYPVLDEARRGAELVRELISYLIEDVFSETLRRLSAVKPNSAADVRNHGGTIVGFSTEAEITEAAIKRFLKARMYRHERVMHVMRDAERVVRDLFGRYQAAPADLPAEWLPDEGEHDEAGRARRIGDFIAGMTDRYAIIEHRRLFDSTPDLR, from the coding sequence ATGTCCGTTGGAATGGCTGCTCCCCGCGTCGCCTATGGCTGCGATCCCGGCCAAAGCCGGGGCCGGCGCTTCAATGAGCCGCCGAGCCTGCGGCGCAGTGCCTTCCGGCGCGACTGCGACCGGGTGATCCATTCCACGGCATTCCGCCGCCTGAAGCACAAAACCCAGGTTTTCGTGTTCCACGAGGGCGATCATTACCGCACCCGTCTGACCCATACGCTCGAAGTGGCCCAGATCGCCCGCGCGCTGGCGCGGCAATTGGGCCTCGACGAGGACCTCACCGAAACGCTGGCGCTGGCCCACGATCTTGGCCACCCGCCGTTCGGTCATGCCGGGGAGCGGGCGCTGGACGAATGCCTGAAGGATCACGGCGGTTTCGACCACAATGCGCAGAGCCTGCGTGTGGTGACGCTGCTGGAGCGGCGCTATCCGGCCTTCGACGGCCTTAACCTCACGTGGGAAGCGCTGGAAGGCATCGTCAAGCACAACGGCCCGATGATCGATCGCAACGGCGAGGCGGTCGGACGCTACCGCGAACATGGCGTTCCGGTCGGCATCTCCGACTATGTCGCGTTTCACGATCTCGAACTATGGAGCCACGCCTCGCTGGAGGCGCAGGTGGCCGCCGTCGCCGACGACATCGCCTATGACGCCCACGACATCGACGACGGCTTGCGGGCGGGGCTGTTCTCCGTCGACGATCTCGGCGCTATTCCGCTGATCGCGGACATCAACGCCGTCGTCATCGCGCGCTATCCGGTGCTCGACGAAGCGCGGCGCGGCGCCGAACTGGTGCGCGAACTGATTTCCTATTTGATCGAGGACGTGTTTTCCGAGACGCTCAGGCGGCTCTCGGCGGTCAAGCCGAACAGCGCCGCCGATGTCCGCAATCATGGCGGCACCATCGTCGGCTTCTCCACCGAGGCGGAAATCACCGAAGCTGCGATCAAGCGTTTCCTGAAAGCGCGGATGTATCGCCACGAGCGGGTCATGCATGTGATGCGCGACGCCGAACGCGTGGTGCGCGATCTGTTCGGCCGCTACCAGGCTGCGCCCGCGGACCTGCCGGCCGAATGGCTGCCGGACGAGGGCGAGCACGACGAGGCGGGCCGGGCCCGCCGGATCGGCGATTTCATCGCCGGAATGACCGACAGATACGCCATCATCGAGCACCGGCGGCTTTTTGACTCGACCCCGGATTTGCGTTAG
- the argS gene encoding arginine--tRNA ligase, whose protein sequence is MTSPSQSRHLFADVLSRVHAVCAALAADGVLPSGIDLTRIVVEPPRDPTHGDMATNAAMVLAKDARAKPRELADKIADKLRADPVVEKVAVAGPGFINLTLKTSAWFGALRSVLEQGNGYGRSTAGAGEKVNVEYVSANPTGPMHVGHCRGAVFGDALASLLSFAGFDVTKEYYINDAGAQVDVLARSAFLRYREALGENVGEIPEGLYPGDYLNPVGEALAREHGDKLLKQPESEWLPVVRAKAIAMMMDMIKGDLAALNIRHDVFFSERSLNENGNDRVGATIAELRAKGDVYEGRLPPPKGAPVEDYEDREQTLFRATAFGDDVDRPLKKSDGSYTYFASDIAYHKTKVDRGFLNMVDVWGADHGGYIKRVQAAIKAVTANKATLDVKIVQLVKLLRNGEPVKMSKRSGDFVTLREVVDEVGSDAVRFMMLFRKNDAVLDFDLAKVIEQSKDNAVFYVQYGHARGHSIFKNARETVPKLPEEEAARVAFLRDAKIERLSDPVELSLIRQIAIFPRIVEAAAVAHEPHRIAFYLYDLASEFHALWTKGRDMPHLRFIIQNDAEVTIARLALVQGVVSVLASGLAVLGVHAPDEMR, encoded by the coding sequence ATGACGTCGCCCAGCCAGTCCCGGCATCTCTTCGCAGACGTGCTTTCGCGCGTTCATGCGGTCTGCGCGGCGCTGGCGGCCGACGGCGTGTTGCCTTCGGGTATTGATCTCACGCGCATCGTGGTCGAACCGCCGCGCGACCCGACCCACGGCGACATGGCGACCAACGCGGCGATGGTTCTGGCCAAGGACGCCAGGGCGAAGCCGCGCGAACTGGCGGACAAAATCGCCGACAAGCTGCGCGCCGATCCGGTGGTCGAGAAGGTCGCTGTCGCCGGTCCCGGCTTCATCAATCTGACGCTGAAGACCTCCGCATGGTTCGGCGCGCTGCGTTCGGTGCTGGAGCAGGGCAACGGCTATGGCCGAAGCACTGCGGGCGCGGGCGAGAAGGTCAATGTCGAATACGTCTCCGCCAACCCGACGGGGCCGATGCATGTCGGCCATTGCCGTGGCGCGGTGTTCGGCGACGCGTTGGCGAGCCTGCTGTCGTTCGCTGGCTTCGACGTCACCAAGGAATACTACATCAATGACGCTGGTGCGCAGGTCGATGTGCTCGCGCGCTCCGCGTTCCTGCGCTATCGCGAGGCGCTGGGCGAAAACGTCGGCGAGATTCCGGAAGGGCTTTATCCCGGCGATTATCTGAATCCGGTCGGCGAGGCGCTCGCGCGCGAACACGGCGACAAGCTGCTGAAGCAGCCGGAATCCGAATGGCTTCCGGTCGTGCGCGCCAAGGCCATCGCCATGATGATGGATATGATCAAGGGCGATCTCGCCGCGCTCAACATCCGGCACGACGTGTTCTTCTCCGAGCGCTCGCTCAACGAAAACGGCAATGACCGCGTCGGCGCGACCATCGCGGAGCTGCGCGCCAAGGGCGACGTCTATGAAGGCCGCCTGCCGCCGCCGAAAGGCGCTCCGGTGGAAGACTATGAAGACCGCGAGCAGACCCTGTTCCGCGCCACGGCTTTCGGTGACGACGTCGATCGCCCGCTGAAAAAGTCGGACGGCTCCTATACCTACTTCGCGTCCGACATCGCCTATCACAAGACCAAGGTCGATCGCGGCTTCCTCAACATGGTCGACGTGTGGGGTGCGGACCACGGCGGCTATATCAAGCGCGTGCAGGCGGCGATCAAGGCGGTCACGGCTAACAAGGCCACGCTCGACGTCAAGATCGTGCAACTCGTGAAGTTGCTGCGCAACGGCGAGCCGGTGAAGATGTCGAAGCGCTCCGGCGACTTCGTCACGCTGCGCGAGGTGGTCGACGAGGTCGGCTCGGATGCCGTGCGCTTCATGATGCTGTTCCGCAAGAACGACGCGGTGTTGGACTTCGATCTCGCCAAGGTGATCGAGCAGTCGAAGGACAACGCGGTGTTCTACGTGCAGTACGGCCACGCGCGCGGCCATTCGATCTTCAAGAATGCGCGTGAGACGGTGCCAAAATTGCCGGAGGAGGAGGCTGCGCGCGTCGCGTTCCTGCGCGATGCGAAGATCGAACGGCTTTCCGATCCGGTTGAGCTGAGCCTGATCCGGCAGATCGCGATCTTCCCCCGGATCGTGGAGGCAGCGGCGGTCGCCCATGAGCCGCACCGAATCGCTTTTTATCTCTATGATCTCGCCAGCGAGTTTCACGCCCTCTGGACCAAGGGCCGCGATATGCCTCATTTACGCTTCATTATCCAGAATGATGCAGAAGTAACAATCGCGCGACTGGCCTTGGTGCAAGGCGTCGTCTCGGTTCTGGCTTCAGGCCTCGCCGTTCTCGGCGTCCATGCTCCAGACGAGATGCGATAA
- the erpA gene encoding iron-sulfur cluster insertion protein ErpA — protein sequence MTATDLAPAANVTISERAAQRIGAILKSEGDGAMLRISVEGGGCSGFQYKFDVERGKTDDDLVIERDSAVVLVDSASVPFLAGSEVDFVDDLIGASFRVVNPNATASCGCGTSFSI from the coding sequence ATGACCGCAACTGACCTCGCCCCAGCCGCCAATGTCACAATCTCGGAGCGGGCTGCGCAGCGAATCGGCGCCATCCTCAAGTCGGAAGGCGACGGCGCGATGCTGCGCATCAGCGTCGAGGGCGGCGGCTGCTCCGGGTTCCAGTACAAGTTCGACGTCGAACGAGGCAAGACCGACGACGATCTTGTGATCGAGCGCGACAGCGCCGTGGTGCTGGTGGACTCCGCCTCCGTACCGTTCCTCGCCGGATCGGAAGTCGATTTCGTCGATGACCTGATCGGCGCGTCGTTCCGCGTGGTCAATCCGAACGCCACCGCGTCCTGCGGCTGTGGCACGAGCTTTTCGATCTGA
- a CDS encoding SPOR domain-containing protein, with protein sequence MADRYRDRPFPADDDYGRDHSRMAPQPQGESDPLAELARLIGQADPLSSFGRETQTHPARHVQRDQVQHDHYAEPEAYAPDSYAPEPYADEPEEPPASRPSWIQNLTAGRQSREPSYREDDHFDPRYVGGAQQPVHGHHDPQFDHTGYDPLPQERARGQQTPSDRYDDVLYGRTDHDAGHGYAQEAAYDESYDRPPYDDGFDQQEQKPRRGGTMTVVVVLLLAVVGTGAAFAYRTFMGSPRSGEPPVIKADTSPNKVIPPGAGDGSGKQITDRVGDKTAERVVSREEQPVDVNAKTGPRVVFPPLTQNANPPTVASASTATRPTGAGVGNGTLNGEEPRKIRTLSIRPDQAADASATAAPAPAPRAPSPVQRTAAAPASTASTGAPSANGPVSLSPQAAPAEARPKVAAVNPSIGTGGSGAYVQVSSQKSEADARASFRALQGKYAGILGSRTASIHKADIAGKGTFYRAMVGPFGTGDEAVQFCTSLKSAGGQCVVQRN encoded by the coding sequence ATGGCGGACCGATATCGCGACAGACCGTTTCCGGCGGATGACGACTACGGCCGGGATCACTCACGCATGGCTCCACAGCCTCAGGGCGAGAGCGATCCGCTGGCAGAACTGGCGCGCCTGATCGGGCAGGCCGATCCGCTGTCCAGTTTCGGTCGCGAGACCCAGACCCATCCGGCTCGTCATGTTCAGCGCGATCAGGTGCAGCACGATCACTACGCCGAGCCGGAGGCTTATGCGCCGGACTCCTACGCGCCCGAGCCTTATGCCGACGAACCGGAGGAGCCGCCTGCCAGCCGCCCGTCCTGGATTCAGAATTTGACCGCGGGGCGGCAGTCCCGCGAGCCGTCCTATCGCGAGGACGATCATTTCGATCCGCGATATGTTGGCGGCGCCCAGCAGCCGGTTCACGGCCATCACGATCCGCAATTCGATCATACCGGTTACGATCCGCTGCCGCAGGAGCGCGCACGCGGCCAGCAGACGCCAAGCGATCGCTACGACGATGTGCTTTACGGCCGCACCGATCACGATGCCGGTCACGGTTATGCGCAAGAAGCGGCCTACGACGAGAGCTATGACCGGCCGCCTTACGATGACGGTTTCGACCAGCAGGAACAGAAGCCGCGCCGCGGCGGGACCATGACCGTTGTGGTCGTGCTGCTGCTGGCGGTTGTCGGTACCGGCGCCGCCTTCGCTTACCGCACGTTCATGGGTTCTCCGCGCAGCGGCGAGCCACCGGTCATCAAGGCCGATACCAGTCCGAACAAGGTCATTCCGCCGGGGGCCGGCGACGGCTCGGGCAAGCAGATTACCGATCGGGTCGGCGACAAGACCGCCGAGCGCGTGGTGTCGCGCGAGGAGCAGCCGGTCGACGTCAACGCCAAGACCGGCCCGCGCGTGGTGTTTCCGCCGCTGACCCAGAATGCCAATCCGCCGACGGTCGCCAGTGCTTCCACGGCCACCCGGCCGACCGGGGCAGGCGTCGGCAACGGCACGCTGAACGGCGAGGAGCCGCGCAAGATCCGCACCCTCAGCATCCGGCCGGATCAGGCGGCGGACGCCTCGGCGACTGCTGCGCCGGCGCCAGCTCCGCGTGCTCCGTCTCCGGTTCAGCGCACGGCTGCCGCTCCGGCCAGCACTGCATCCACAGGAGCGCCGTCAGCCAATGGGCCGGTATCGCTGTCGCCACAGGCGGCTCCGGCCGAAGCGCGCCCGAAGGTCGCCGCGGTTAATCCATCGATCGGAACCGGCGGGAGCGGTGCTTACGTGCAGGTCTCGTCGCAGAAGTCCGAAGCCGACGCGCGGGCGTCGTTCCGGGCGCTGCAGGGCAAGTACGCGGGCATTCTCGGCTCTCGGACGGCCTCGATCCACAAGGCCGACATCGCCGGCAAGGGCACCTTCTACCGCGCCATGGTTGGTCCGTTCGGGACAGGCGATGAAGCCGTGCAGTTTTGCACCAGCCTGAAATCCGCCGGCGGCCAGTGCGTGGTCCAGAGGAACTAG